The Fusobacterium periodonticum 1_1_41FAA genome includes a window with the following:
- a CDS encoding cupin domain-containing protein: MLGKVITEHGQVVNNQDIMVVHLHLKEGETIPAHNHPGRQIFFTVVEGEVEVYLDEKETYPLVPKKVLEFDGEARISVKALKESDIFVYLVVKR; the protein is encoded by the coding sequence ATGTTAGGAAAAGTAATAACAGAACACGGACAAGTAGTTAATAATCAAGATATAATGGTAGTTCACTTACATTTAAAAGAAGGCGAAACAATACCTGCTCACAATCACCCTGGAAGACAAATATTCTTTACAGTTGTTGAAGGTGAAGTAGAAGTGTATTTAGATGAAAAGGAAACTTATCCATTAGTACCTAAAAAAGTTTTAGAATTTGACGGAGAAGCAAGAATATCTGTGAAAGCATTAAAAGAAAGCGATATTTTTGTATATCTAGTTGTAAAAAGATAA
- a CDS encoding PLP-dependent aminotransferase family protein, protein MIILNLDNKSKIPLYIQIYTEIKKLIQTKILKANEKLPSKKDFIDYYNISQNTIQNALYLLLEEGYIFSIERKGYFVSDIENLIIQNVKVENKAKFKEKEKIHYDFSYSGVDKKSLARTIFKRITKDVYDEENEDLLFQGHIQGDLLLRKSICEYLSQSRGFKVDAEQVVISSGTEYLFYIIFKLFNNKIYGLENPCHKMFKELFLTNNISFKAISLDENGIVIDDLKKNNVNIAYVTPSHQFPTGAIMSISRRTELLNWANENPDCYIVEDDYDSEFKYTGRPIPALKANDINDKVIYLGSFSKSISPAIRVSYLVLPKALLNIYQRELPYFICPVPTLNQKILYRFIKDGYFVKHINKMRTLYKKKREFLVNTIKTYSSKILNKEIQIQGADAGLHMVIKLNQKINEKLFLNECLENSLKLYSLEEYNIEEIHRENSYFLLGYANLTNKEIEEGILLLLKILKKYCI, encoded by the coding sequence ATGATTATTTTAAATTTAGATAATAAATCAAAAATTCCTCTATATATACAAATATATACTGAGATAAAAAAATTAATACAGACTAAAATTTTAAAGGCAAATGAAAAATTACCTTCAAAGAAAGATTTTATTGACTATTATAATATCAGTCAAAACACTATTCAAAATGCTCTTTATCTTTTGCTTGAAGAGGGTTATATTTTTTCTATTGAAAGAAAAGGTTATTTTGTTTCTGATATAGAAAATCTAATTATACAGAATGTTAAAGTTGAAAATAAGGCAAAATTTAAAGAAAAAGAGAAAATACACTATGATTTTTCATATTCAGGAGTGGATAAGAAAAGTTTAGCTAGAACTATATTTAAGAGAATTACTAAAGATGTGTATGATGAAGAGAATGAAGATCTGCTTTTTCAAGGACATATACAAGGAGACTTATTATTAAGAAAAAGTATCTGTGAATATCTATCTCAATCAAGAGGTTTCAAGGTAGATGCTGAACAAGTTGTTATTAGCTCAGGGACAGAGTATCTATTCTATATAATTTTTAAACTATTTAACAATAAAATCTATGGTTTAGAAAATCCTTGCCATAAGATGTTTAAAGAATTATTTTTAACAAATAATATCAGTTTTAAAGCTATTTCATTAGATGAAAATGGAATTGTAATTGATGATTTAAAGAAGAATAATGTCAATATAGCCTATGTTACTCCTTCACATCAATTTCCAACGGGAGCAATTATGAGTATCAGTAGAAGAACAGAACTTTTAAATTGGGCAAATGAAAATCCTGATTGTTATATAGTGGAAGATGACTATGACAGTGAATTTAAGTATACTGGTAGACCTATTCCAGCATTGAAGGCAAATGATATCAATGATAAAGTTATTTACTTAGGAAGTTTTTCAAAATCAATTAGTCCTGCAATTCGTGTAAGTTACTTGGTTTTACCTAAGGCACTTTTAAATATCTATCAAAGGGAATTACCATATTTTATATGTCCTGTACCAACTTTAAATCAAAAAATTCTCTATAGATTCATTAAAGATGGCTATTTTGTTAAACATATAAATAAGATGAGGACTCTTTATAAGAAGAAAAGAGAATTTCTTGTAAATACCATTAAAACTTACTCTTCTAAGATATTGAATAAAGAGATTCAAATACAAGGAGCAGATGCAGGTTTACATATGGTAATTAAATTAAATCAAAAAATTAATGAGAAGTTATTTTTAAATGAGTGTTTGGAAAATTCTTTAAAATTATATAGTTTAGAAGAGTACAATATAGAAGAGATACATAGAGAAAATTCATATTTTCTTTTAGGTTATGCCAATTTAACAAATAAGGAAATAGAAGAAGGAATATTGCTATTATTAAAAATTTTAAAGAAATACTGCATATAA
- a CDS encoding autotransporter-associated N-terminal domain-containing protein, with amino-acid sequence MNNSLNNGERNLRSIAKRYENVKYSVGLAVLFLMKGTSAFSDNNIIQEAEKQKDVLTDVKKEKAEIKETKKSTQVTQRPKASWVNMQFGASDMYSNFFATPKTKVEKSSIVKSEKTILVASADNSTSLPMFSKLLTDIEETTENRTEVLATIANKENAPVETAVPTMEEIKTGKENLRSSVDNLQNKIDIARRENQKEIDGLRLELIQLMEQGNQVVKSPWSSWQFGANYMYDNWNGAYKGRGDKTEKYPFEGIYTRSSDLFLRNISPLDDVDRDIYEKYTKSVKDNAINSALTSTLVQRGKSVSYGLASNSEAQEPIAKIELGASVKPKNISEPQIKVELPKIEPKVIKELKTPQPLGAPTPPTINIPKFNPVAPKVDPVSLPTPPTFNIKLGSYCNGMETNCTVALHGGAYNTYYQGFAKTYSTSGVINNLTDGSPSLRHSWNSTGNILLKSYFDFVSGGTATLEQNLTIDSINPLNATERAAETAANRPYNNGNFLLGGSRIATMDNAIDGYLENRATINLAGPLVVGFEVQTDTFHKAVSQKAREVKNVGIITDEIEEGYRGADGLGGLHVGKTGGQTVASNSATLPLSSLPIRLKNDDITISRTPDVVDKNGVVKTRGGYVGYKVGMILTAENNDTRADSDYRLINGTGGTIAFNGKSSIGIQIYAPGSNSTHITVKNDGIIKMGGVESYGLKLSSRVSDENMTFENNNTINISGAGGNSLSSGMAILEDTNLKNTSSIRTYTGKVLNNGTISVSGGQGNTGMVLKLRDSDDITNAINGKINVSGSKNIGMRVDLGEVITDNADGGSPKAINNGKITVGDGEQNIGMVANSSETTANGLEKAIATNNKNIEFVGKATKAIGMFSQDGAEIVNAATGKIQGPTAGGLVGTLGMVIQGKIPTSKNIDSSGVNNGEIDLAGTKVTGVYNQGKFTMENGATGTAKLTTSGDGAISLYAKGNSTITNINSGKIIGKDGAITLFADNKATVNLGNSTAAPELESHGAGSLLFYNYTASTTGGVTKYDPDGIFKLNNANIKAKLDSGATAFYFKDTTPAAAGVSGSTADKLNAMFAGSGTNKLKLKLSDKDSTLFVLDNASPNINPIKISEVGANAATVLGNFVTIDPTSSQNYKAYKATKATLSIDENVDLDNHSGSAISKYYRVDFLNSAVTVEAGKKMSGTDATQVKQVIAQANYVDAKDYNHVKVTNNGTIDFSKRNGTAIVVDYGQAINNSLIKMDAKNTTGENSIGLFGASGSKLTNSSTGKIQLGTNGVGIWGVNKITTSVSTWGKNIDITNAGEITGLANKNSVFGIYADNNITAYPSATSTIVHSGKIDLSQNKESVAIYMKNGDLTSTGKISVNEGSVGVDATNSNVTINGGTYAIGKESIGFKLTNVPATKKFLGNSGNIAITGEGSVAYLLNNAILTSGTNFKDNLTLSSTKAYTYINATNGTTLNYLNTKNIANDDSIFINTKNSTINLLAGTDISSTNKKVTGVYSTRSTVKNEGTIRLMGDKSSALYTEGSTVSNESTGKITVGKDGSGIYVKSLTAPVAIGSGINYGEINIGEASVGMRAENATIVNETTGKILSTAKSAVGMSQSGGTQNIVNKGTITLTGDKSTGLHSEKITATNHKVINTGVITVGNSSSVGIYSANGLNSTVESSGKVVAGNKSTAIYAGNVNLNGNSETTAGNGGIGVYSNKGTVNISVNSKISVGNTLGTGKEAVGVYLAGNNQTLNSNTDNLTIGHGSFGYVMTGQGNTVRTGMPGTAGQVMLSKDSVFIYSADKTGSIRNYTNVKSTGDENYGIYALGAVENRGNIDFSQGVGNVGAYSYVKGATTRPNAIKNYGTIKVSKTDITDPDNRKYGIGMAAGFTEEVPAGSGNYVVRGLGNVENFGTIQVTTPDSIGMYATGKGSRIYNNGRIELSGTKRNIGMFAEHGAEVINDTNGVITTVGTGNVGQIGIAVTKGGVLTNKGRIHIDASKGYGLFLAGAIVKNYGEARITVANGAEKIKKVKAANTSKEMQDILGNKNKIIISSPANAAEAKIIANGVVQTPTVVHVQAIPNRKPNDIPTSSVGMYVDTSGINYTRPITNIGALRNLTQSDLIIGTEATKYTTSKYIQLGQDIIEPFNDMIRTSGIEKWNIYSGSLTWMASITQLPDFTIRNAYLAKVPYTVFAGRVATPVEKKDTYNFLDGLEQRYGVEKIGTRENKVFQKLNSIGNNEEILFHQATDEMMGHQYANIQQRIQATGNILDKEFKYLRSSWSNPSKDSNKIKTFGTRGEYKTNTAGVIDYKNNAYGVAYVHEDETVRLGESTGWYTGIVHNTFRFKDIGNSKEEQLQAKLGLFKSIPFDHNNGLNWTISGDIFAGYNKMNRKFLVVDEVFNAKGKYHTYGLGLKNELSSEFRLSEGFSIKPYVAIGLEYGRVSKVREKSGEMKLEVKSNDYFSIRPEIGAELGFKHHFDRKTVRVGVSVAYENELGKVANGKNKARVAGTDADWFNIRGEKEDRRGNIKSDLNIGVDNQRVGVTANIGYDTKGHNVRGGVGLRVIF; translated from the coding sequence ATGAATAATAGTTTGAATAATGGAGAAAGAAATTTGCGTTCAATTGCTAAAAGATATGAAAATGTGAAATATTCAGTTGGACTTGCAGTACTTTTCTTAATGAAGGGGACAAGTGCCTTTTCTGATAATAATATTATACAAGAGGCTGAAAAACAAAAAGATGTTTTAACAGATGTTAAAAAAGAAAAAGCTGAGATAAAAGAAACAAAGAAGTCAACACAAGTTACTCAAAGACCAAAAGCTTCATGGGTGAATATGCAATTTGGTGCTAGTGATATGTATAGCAATTTTTTTGCTACACCAAAAACTAAAGTAGAAAAATCTTCTATTGTAAAAAGTGAAAAAACTATTTTAGTGGCTAGTGCTGACAATAGCACAAGTCTACCTATGTTTTCTAAACTTTTAACAGATATAGAAGAAACTACAGAAAATAGAACAGAAGTTTTAGCAACAATTGCTAATAAAGAAAATGCTCCAGTGGAAACAGCAGTTCCTACAATGGAAGAAATAAAAACTGGTAAAGAAAATTTAAGAAGCTCAGTAGATAACTTACAAAATAAGATAGATATAGCAAGAAGAGAAAATCAAAAAGAAATTGATGGATTAAGATTAGAATTAATTCAATTGATGGAACAAGGAAATCAAGTAGTAAAATCACCTTGGTCATCTTGGCAATTTGGTGCTAATTATATGTATGACAATTGGAATGGAGCTTATAAAGGAAGAGGAGATAAAACTGAAAAATATCCATTTGAAGGAATTTACACAAGAAGTTCAGATTTATTTTTAAGAAATATATCTCCACTTGATGATGTTGATAGAGATATATATGAAAAATACACAAAGTCTGTAAAAGATAACGCAATAAATTCAGCACTGACATCTACTTTAGTGCAACGAGGAAAAAGTGTATCTTATGGATTAGCTAGTAATAGTGAGGCTCAAGAACCTATAGCTAAAATAGAATTAGGGGCTTCTGTAAAACCTAAAAATATAAGTGAACCACAAATAAAAGTAGAATTACCTAAAATAGAGCCAAAGGTTATTAAAGAATTAAAGACTCCACAACCACTTGGAGCACCAACACCACCAACTATAAATATACCTAAATTTAATCCTGTAGCACCAAAAGTAGATCCTGTAAGTTTACCAACACCACCTACTTTTAATATTAAATTAGGTTCTTATTGTAATGGTATGGAAACTAATTGTACGGTAGCACTTCATGGAGGAGCATATAATACTTATTACCAAGGTTTTGCAAAAACTTATTCAACAAGTGGAGTAATAAATAACTTAACAGATGGTTCACCATCATTAAGACATTCATGGAATAGTACAGGAAATATTCTTTTAAAATCATATTTTGACTTTGTAAGTGGAGGTACTGCCACTTTAGAACAAAATTTAACAATAGATTCTATAAATCCATTAAATGCGACTGAAAGAGCAGCTGAAACAGCTGCAAACAGACCATATAATAATGGAAATTTCTTATTAGGTGGATCGAGAATAGCTACTATGGATAATGCTATAGATGGATATTTAGAAAATAGAGCTACAATAAATTTAGCTGGACCATTAGTAGTTGGTTTTGAAGTACAGACAGATACTTTTCATAAAGCAGTTTCTCAAAAAGCTAGAGAAGTAAAAAATGTAGGAATAATAACAGATGAAATAGAAGAAGGTTATAGAGGTGCTGACGGACTGGGAGGTTTACATGTTGGAAAAACAGGTGGACAAACTGTTGCTTCTAACTCAGCTACTCTACCTCTTTCAAGTCTTCCAATAAGATTAAAAAATGATGATATAACTATTTCAAGAACGCCTGATGTAGTTGATAAAAATGGAGTTGTAAAAACTCGTGGAGGTTATGTAGGCTATAAAGTAGGTATGATTTTAACAGCTGAAAATAATGATACTAGAGCTGATAGCGACTATAGATTAATCAATGGAACAGGTGGGACTATAGCTTTTAATGGAAAAAGCTCAATAGGAATTCAAATTTATGCTCCTGGTTCAAATAGTACTCATATCACAGTAAAAAATGATGGAATTATAAAAATGGGTGGAGTAGAAAGTTATGGTTTAAAACTTTCATCAAGAGTATCAGATGAGAATATGACTTTTGAAAACAATAATACTATTAATATTTCAGGAGCAGGAGGAAACTCACTTTCATCAGGTATGGCTATATTAGAAGATACTAATTTAAAAAATACAAGTTCAATAAGAACATATACTGGAAAGGTTCTAAATAATGGAACTATTAGTGTTTCAGGTGGTCAAGGTAATACTGGTATGGTCTTAAAACTTAGAGATAGTGATGATATTACCAATGCTATAAATGGGAAAATTAATGTTTCAGGTTCTAAAAATATTGGTATGAGAGTAGATTTGGGAGAAGTCATAACAGATAATGCTGATGGAGGTTCTCCAAAGGCGATAAATAATGGAAAAATTACCGTGGGTGATGGAGAACAAAATATTGGTATGGTAGCTAATAGCTCTGAAACTACAGCTAATGGATTAGAGAAAGCTATAGCAACAAATAATAAAAATATAGAATTTGTTGGAAAAGCAACAAAAGCAATAGGAATGTTCTCGCAAGATGGAGCCGAGATTGTAAATGCAGCAACTGGAAAAATTCAAGGACCAACTGCAGGTGGTCTTGTAGGAACATTAGGTATGGTAATACAAGGCAAGATACCAACATCTAAAAATATAGATTCAAGTGGTGTAAATAATGGAGAAATAGATTTAGCAGGAACAAAAGTTACTGGAGTATATAACCAAGGTAAATTTACTATGGAAAATGGTGCAACTGGAACAGCTAAACTAACTACTTCTGGAGATGGAGCTATCAGTTTATATGCAAAAGGAAATTCAACAATAACAAATATTAATTCAGGAAAAATAATAGGTAAAGATGGAGCAATAACTCTATTTGCCGATAATAAAGCAACTGTAAATTTAGGAAATTCTACAGCTGCACCTGAATTAGAATCTCATGGGGCTGGAAGTTTATTATTCTATAACTATACTGCAAGCACTACAGGTGGAGTAACAAAATATGATCCTGATGGAATTTTTAAACTTAATAATGCTAATATAAAAGCGAAATTAGATAGTGGAGCAACAGCTTTTTATTTTAAAGATACTACACCAGCTGCAGCAGGAGTAAGTGGTTCAACAGCTGATAAATTAAATGCTATGTTTGCTGGTTCAGGTACAAATAAATTAAAATTAAAATTAAGTGATAAGGACTCAACTTTATTTGTATTGGATAATGCAAGTCCTAATATAAACCCAATAAAAATATCTGAAGTAGGAGCTAATGCGGCTACAGTTTTAGGAAATTTTGTGACTATAGATCCAACATCATCACAAAACTATAAAGCATATAAAGCAACAAAGGCTACTTTAAGTATTGATGAAAATGTTGATTTGGATAACCATAGTGGAAGTGCTATTAGTAAATACTATAGAGTAGACTTTTTAAACTCGGCTGTTACTGTCGAAGCAGGAAAGAAAATGTCTGGAACTGATGCAACACAAGTTAAGCAAGTTATTGCACAGGCTAACTATGTTGATGCAAAAGACTATAACCATGTAAAAGTTACAAACAATGGAACTATAGATTTTTCAAAAAGAAATGGAACTGCAATAGTTGTAGATTATGGACAAGCTATTAATAATAGTTTAATCAAAATGGATGCCAAAAATACAACAGGAGAAAATAGTATAGGACTATTTGGTGCATCTGGCTCAAAATTAACAAATAGTTCAACTGGAAAAATTCAACTTGGAACAAATGGGGTTGGAATCTGGGGAGTAAATAAAATCACTACATCTGTAAGTACTTGGGGTAAAAATATAGATATTACAAATGCAGGTGAGATCACTGGTCTTGCTAATAAAAATAGTGTATTCGGTATCTATGCTGATAACAATATAACAGCTTATCCTAGTGCTACATCTACTATAGTTCATTCTGGCAAAATAGATCTATCTCAAAATAAGGAGAGTGTAGCTATCTATATGAAGAATGGGGATTTAACTTCAACTGGAAAAATCTCTGTTAATGAGGGAAGTGTTGGAGTAGATGCTACAAATTCAAATGTAACAATAAATGGTGGAACTTATGCAATAGGAAAAGAATCTATAGGTTTTAAATTAACAAATGTACCAGCAACTAAGAAATTCTTAGGAAACTCAGGGAATATTGCTATAACTGGTGAAGGTTCAGTTGCTTATTTACTAAATAATGCAATTTTAACATCAGGAACTAACTTTAAAGATAATTTAACTTTAAGTTCAACAAAGGCATATACATATATAAATGCTACTAATGGAACTACATTAAATTATCTAAATACTAAGAATATAGCTAATGATGACTCTATATTCATAAATACTAAGAATTCAACTATTAACTTATTAGCTGGAACTGATATTAGTTCAACTAATAAAAAAGTAACGGGAGTTTATTCAACAAGAAGTACTGTTAAAAATGAAGGTACTATTAGATTAATGGGAGATAAGTCATCTGCTCTATATACTGAAGGAAGTACAGTATCAAATGAAAGTACTGGAAAAATAACTGTAGGTAAAGATGGTTCAGGAATCTATGTTAAATCTTTAACAGCACCAGTTGCTATAGGTTCAGGAATTAACTATGGGGAAATAAATATAGGTGAAGCTTCAGTTGGAATGCGTGCAGAAAATGCAACGATTGTGAATGAAACAACAGGTAAAATTCTAAGTACAGCTAAGAGTGCAGTTGGAATGTCTCAAAGTGGAGGAACTCAAAATATTGTAAATAAAGGTACTATTACACTAACAGGAGATAAATCAACAGGTCTACACTCTGAAAAAATAACAGCTACAAACCATAAGGTTATCAATACAGGAGTTATAACTGTTGGAAATTCTTCTAGTGTAGGGATCTATTCTGCAAATGGATTAAATAGCACAGTGGAAAGTTCTGGCAAAGTTGTAGCTGGAAATAAATCAACAGCAATCTATGCTGGAAATGTAAACCTAAATGGAAACTCTGAAACAACAGCTGGTAATGGAGGAATAGGAGTATACTCTAATAAAGGAACTGTAAATATATCTGTAAACTCTAAGATAAGTGTTGGAAATACATTAGGTACTGGAAAAGAAGCAGTTGGAGTATATCTAGCTGGAAACAACCAAACTCTTAATAGTAATACTGATAACTTAACTATTGGACATGGTTCATTTGGATATGTAATGACTGGACAGGGTAATACTGTAAGAACAGGTATGCCAGGTACAGCAGGACAAGTAATGCTTTCTAAGGATTCAGTATTTATTTATTCAGCAGATAAGACAGGAAGTATAAGAAATTATACTAATGTAAAATCAACTGGAGATGAAAACTATGGTATCTATGCACTAGGTGCTGTTGAAAATCGTGGAAATATTGATTTTAGTCAAGGTGTAGGAAATGTTGGAGCATACAGTTATGTAAAAGGAGCAACTACAAGACCTAATGCTATAAAGAACTATGGAACAATAAAAGTATCTAAGACAGATATTACTGATCCAGATAATAGAAAATATGGTATAGGAATGGCAGCTGGATTCACAGAAGAAGTTCCGGCAGGTTCAGGAAACTATGTTGTAAGAGGTCTAGGAAACGTAGAAAACTTCGGAACAATTCAAGTTACAACTCCTGACAGTATAGGAATGTATGCAACAGGAAAAGGTTCAAGAATATACAATAATGGTAGAATAGAGTTAAGTGGTACAAAGAGAAATATAGGTATGTTTGCTGAACATGGAGCAGAAGTAATTAACGATACAAATGGAGTAATTACAACAGTAGGAACAGGAAATGTTGGACAAATAGGAATAGCAGTAACAAAAGGTGGAGTCTTAACTAATAAAGGAAGAATTCATATCGATGCATCTAAAGGTTATGGACTTTTCTTAGCTGGAGCAATAGTTAAAAACTATGGAGAAGCTAGAATAACTGTTGCTAATGGTGCGGAAAAGATAAAGAAAGTAAAAGCTGCTAATACTTCAAAAGAAATGCAAGATATATTAGGTAACAAGAATAAAATTATAATAAGCTCTCCAGCAAATGCAGCAGAAGCTAAGATAATAGCTAATGGAGTAGTACAAACTCCAACAGTTGTTCATGTACAAGCAATACCTAATAGAAAACCTAATGATATCCCAACTTCATCAGTGGGTATGTATGTTGATACATCAGGAATAAATTATACAAGACCTATAACTAATATTGGAGCTTTAAGAAATTTAACTCAATCAGACTTAATTATAGGAACTGAAGCAACAAAATATACAACATCTAAGTATATTCAATTAGGTCAAGATATAATTGAACCATTCAATGACATGATAAGAACATCAGGAATAGAAAAATGGAATATCTATTCAGGTTCATTAACTTGGATGGCTTCAATAACACAATTACCTGACTTTACAATAAGAAATGCTTATTTAGCAAAAGTACCATATACTGTTTTTGCTGGAAGAGTTGCAACACCAGTTGAAAAGAAAGATACATATAATTTCTTAGATGGATTAGAACAAAGATATGGAGTTGAAAAAATAGGAACTAGAGAAAATAAGGTATTCCAAAAATTAAACTCTATAGGAAACAATGAAGAAATTCTATTCCACCAAGCAACAGATGAAATGATGGGACATCAATATGCTAATATTCAACAAAGAATACAAGCAACAGGTAATATCTTAGATAAAGAATTTAAGTATTTAAGAAGTTCATGGAGTAATCCTTCTAAAGATTCTAATAAGATAAAAACATTTGGAACTAGAGGAGAATACAAAACAAATACTGCAGGAGTAATTGATTACAAGAACAATGCTTATGGAGTGGCTTATGTACATGAAGATGAAACTGTAAGACTTGGAGAATCGACAGGTTGGTATACAGGTATAGTCCATAATACATTTAGATTTAAAGATATTGGAAACTCAAAAGAAGAACAACTACAAGCTAAACTTGGACTATTTAAATCAATTCCATTCGACCATAATAATGGTCTAAATTGGACAATATCTGGAGATATCTTTGCTGGATATAACAAGATGAATAGAAAATTCTTAGTAGTTGATGAAGTATTCAATGCAAAGGGAAAATATCATACTTATGGACTAGGTCTAAAGAATGAACTTAGTAGTGAATTTAGATTAAGTGAAGGTTTCTCAATAAAACCTTATGTGGCTATAGGTTTAGAATATGGAAGAGTATCTAAAGTAAGAGAAAAATCAGGAGAAATGAAGTTAGAAGTTAAATCAAATGATTATTTCTCAATAAGACCAGAAATTGGAGCCGAGTTAGGATTTAAACATCACTTCGATAGAAAAACTGTAAGAGTAGGAGTATCAGTAGCTTATGAAAATGAATTAGGTAAGGTAGCTAATGGTAAAAATAAAGCTAGAGTAGCGGGAACAGATGCTGATTGGTTCAATATCAGAGGTGAAAAAGAGGATAGAAGAGGAAATATTAAATCTGACCTTAATATTGGAGTAGATAACCAAAGAGTAGGAGTAACAGCAAATATAGGTTATGATACTAAAGGACATAATGTCAGAGGTGGAGTAGGACTAAGAGTTATATTCTAA
- a CDS encoding YoaK family protein: MEKIKEEVPEKLRIAVLLSFISGYINAFTYNNAGELFAGAQTGNVIFMALHFAKGNLEKAVEFLIPIISFMIGQIFIYCFRNFFQRRGHKGYIPSSLLMLFIMIMLIVLLPFFDYHFIVVTLAFFAAIQSDTFQRLRGFSYATIMMTGNVKNAPRLLIEGLVQRDRELLVRGFLLFLIIFSFMLGVGISTYFTQFVKKSALVPLILPLSYINYVLFKEEHSVIDVVKSKIRKIK, translated from the coding sequence ATGGAAAAAATCAAAGAAGAAGTTCCAGAGAAATTAAGAATAGCAGTTCTTTTATCATTTATTAGTGGGTATATTAATGCCTTTACTTATAATAATGCAGGAGAACTTTTTGCAGGAGCACAAACTGGAAATGTAATTTTTATGGCACTACATTTTGCAAAAGGAAATCTTGAAAAAGCGGTTGAATTTCTGATACCTATTATTTCTTTTATGATAGGGCAAATTTTTATCTATTGTTTTAGAAATTTTTTTCAAAGAAGAGGACACAAAGGATATATACCTTCTTCTCTTTTAATGCTTTTTATCATGATAATGTTAATTGTACTTTTACCTTTTTTTGATTATCATTTTATCGTAGTTACACTAGCTTTTTTTGCAGCTATCCAATCAGATACTTTTCAAAGATTGAGAGGTTTTTCATATGCTACTATAATGATGACAGGAAATGTAAAAAATGCTCCTCGTTTATTGATTGAGGGACTTGTTCAGAGAGATAGAGAATTATTAGTAAGAGGTTTTTTACTATTTTTAATAATTTTTAGTTTTATGCTAGGAGTGGGAATATCTACATATTTTACTCAATTTGTTAAAAAGAGTGCATTAGTTCCTTTAATTCTTCCACTTTCATATATTAATTATGTGTTATTTAAAGAAGAGCATAGTGTAATAGATGTTGTAAAATCTAAAATAAGAAAGATTAAATAA
- the pdxS gene encoding pyridoxal 5'-phosphate synthase lyase subunit PdxS, with product MDTRFNGGVIMDVTSKEQAIIAEEAGAVAVMALERIPADIRAAGGVSRMSDPKLIKEIMSAVKIPVMAKVRIGHFVEAEILQAIGIDFIDESEVLSPADSVHHVNKRDFTTPFVCGARNLGEALRRICEGAKMIRTKGEAGTGDVVQAVSHMRQIMKEINLVKALRDDELYVMAKDLQVPYDLVKYVHDNGRLPVPNFSAGGVATPADAALMRRLGADGVFVGSGIFKSGDPRKRAKAIVEAVKNYDNPEIIARVSEDLGEAMVGINENEIKIIMAERGV from the coding sequence ATGGATACAAGATTTAATGGTGGAGTTATTATGGATGTTACATCTAAGGAACAAGCAATTATTGCAGAAGAAGCAGGAGCAGTTGCTGTTATGGCACTAGAAAGAATCCCAGCTGATATCAGAGCAGCAGGTGGAGTTTCTAGAATGAGTGATCCTAAATTAATAAAAGAAATTATGTCAGCAGTAAAAATTCCTGTAATGGCAAAAGTGAGAATAGGACATTTTGTGGAAGCTGAAATATTACAAGCTATTGGAATTGATTTTATTGATGAATCAGAAGTTTTATCACCAGCTGATTCAGTACATCATGTAAATAAGAGAGATTTTACTACTCCTTTCGTATGTGGAGCTAGAAATTTAGGTGAAGCTTTAAGAAGAATATGTGAAGGTGCTAAAATGATTAGAACTAAGGGAGAAGCTGGAACAGGAGACGTTGTTCAAGCTGTGTCACATATGAGACAAATCATGAAAGAAATCAATTTAGTTAAAGCTCTACGTGATGATGAACTATATGTAATGGCAAAAGACTTACAAGTTCCTTATGATTTAGTAAAATATGTTCATGACAATGGTAGATTACCTGTACCTAATTTCTCAGCAGGTGGAGTTGCTACTCCAGCAGATGCTGCACTTATGAGAAGATTAGGAGCAGATGGAGTGTTTGTAGGTAGTGGTATCTTTAAATCTGGTGATCCTAGAAAAAGAGCAAAAGCTATTGTTGAAGCTGTAAAAAATTATGATAATCCTGAAATTATTGCTAGAGTTTCAGAAGACTTAGGTGAAGCTATGGTTGGAATCAATGAAAATGAAATAAAAATTATCATGGCTGAAAGAGGAGTATAA
- a CDS encoding flavodoxin has product MKNKVKNLKDYDVVFVGYPIWHGDLPMAVYTFFDENNLSGKR; this is encoded by the coding sequence ATGAAAAATAAAGTAAAAAATTTAAAAGATTATGATGTAGTATTTGTAGGTTATCCTATTTGGCATGGTGATTTACCAATGGCAGTTTATACTTTCTTTGATGAAAATAATCTTTCTGGAAAAAGATAA